A stretch of the Haloplanus aerogenes genome encodes the following:
- a CDS encoding zinc metalloprotease, translated as MNLTFSSRELQDLAVAWIALGVAFAIFFAGGGSRALSMLTDEGLVQPLLVSLVTAGLGFLLHELAHKVVAVRFDQIAEFRADYGMLFLAIMSALVGFLFAAPGAVHHRGRITAREHGLIALAGPVTNGLLALVFAPVYVVGLVVGSPLLALIGGRGVAINLFLAAFNLVPFGALDGKTVLGWSKVVFVVSFVPAAVVTVFVVFVLGIGF; from the coding sequence GTGAACCTGACGTTCAGTTCGCGCGAACTGCAGGATCTGGCCGTGGCGTGGATCGCCCTCGGCGTCGCCTTCGCCATCTTCTTCGCCGGCGGCGGGAGTCGCGCCCTCTCTATGCTCACCGACGAGGGACTGGTTCAGCCCCTCCTCGTCTCCCTTGTCACTGCCGGCCTCGGCTTCCTCCTGCACGAACTCGCACACAAGGTCGTGGCCGTCCGGTTCGACCAGATTGCCGAATTCCGCGCCGACTACGGCATGCTCTTTCTGGCGATCATGAGCGCCCTCGTCGGCTTCCTCTTTGCCGCACCGGGCGCTGTCCACCACCGCGGCCGAATCACGGCGCGCGAACACGGCCTGATCGCCCTCGCCGGGCCGGTCACGAACGGCCTCCTCGCACTCGTGTTCGCGCCGGTGTACGTCGTCGGCCTCGTCGTCGGGTCGCCGCTCCTCGCGCTGATCGGCGGGCGCGGCGTCGCCATCAACCTCTTTCTGGCGGCGTTCAACCTCGTCCCGTTCGGGGCGCTCGACGGGAAGACCGTCCTCGGCTGGAGCAAAGTGGTCTTCGTCGTCTCGTTCGTCCCCGCGGCCGTCGTCACGGTGTTCGTCGTGTTCGTCCTCGGTATCGGCTTCTGA
- a CDS encoding universal stress protein, which yields MTRVLVPLDGSPLAMRALDHALDEWPDAELTVLHVIDPIDAVYESEMRGPGGGEAWYEAQQEATEVLFDQARDRAGDAGAGLRTEVAVGAPAREIVRYVDEHDIDHVVIGSHGREGLSRLVLGSVAERVLRRADAAVTVVR from the coding sequence ATGACACGCGTACTCGTCCCGCTCGACGGCTCGCCGCTCGCGATGCGGGCTCTCGATCACGCGCTCGACGAGTGGCCCGACGCGGAACTGACGGTCCTGCACGTGATCGATCCTATCGACGCCGTCTACGAGTCGGAGATGCGCGGCCCGGGCGGCGGCGAGGCGTGGTACGAGGCACAGCAAGAGGCGACCGAGGTGCTGTTCGACCAGGCACGTGACCGGGCGGGCGACGCCGGTGCCGGTCTCCGAACCGAGGTGGCCGTCGGCGCTCCGGCCCGTGAGATCGTCCGGTACGTCGACGAGCACGATATCGACCACGTCGTCATCGGCAGTCACGGCCGCGAAGGCCTCTCACGGCTCGTTCTCGGGAGTGTCGCCGAACGGGTCCTCCGCCGGGCGGACGCGGCGGTGACGGTCGTTCGGTGA
- a CDS encoding VIT1/CCC1 transporter family protein — MLKRLLGDEVTEHGRYLPEIIYGANDGIVTTFAVVAGVAGAALDPAIVLVLGAANLFADGFSMGMSNFLSRRSEEDYHSAQGTETGDGDKPPAATALVTFGAFVVAGGFPLLPYLAVVRPLFPASVVVTGLAFFLVGASRSLVTERGWLVNGAEMFAVGMTAATVAYVVGNLLGSVA; from the coding sequence ATGCTGAAACGATTGCTCGGCGACGAGGTGACCGAACACGGTCGCTATCTCCCCGAAATCATCTACGGCGCCAACGACGGCATCGTGACGACGTTCGCCGTCGTCGCGGGCGTGGCTGGCGCCGCGCTCGACCCCGCAATCGTCCTCGTCCTCGGCGCCGCGAACCTCTTCGCCGACGGCTTCTCGATGGGCATGAGCAACTTCCTGAGTCGACGCTCCGAGGAGGACTACCACTCCGCGCAGGGGACGGAGACGGGCGACGGCGACAAACCCCCGGCGGCGACGGCGCTCGTCACCTTCGGGGCGTTCGTCGTCGCTGGCGGCTTCCCGCTCCTTCCCTACCTCGCCGTCGTGCGCCCGCTCTTCCCCGCCTCGGTGGTCGTCACCGGCCTCGCCTTCTTTCTCGTGGGTGCGAGCCGCTCCTTGGTAACCGAACGGGGATGGCTCGTCAACGGCGCGGAGATGTTCGCCGTCGGAATGACCGCCGCGACGGTGGCGTACGTCGTCGGGAATCTGCTCGGATCGGTCGCCTGA
- a CDS encoding TetR/AcrR family transcriptional regulator — translation MTADAPSTPTDDIMCATYRALCRHGYADLTMQDIADEWEKSKAALHYHYDTKRGLLLAFLDHLFDSYTDRVTDSGSGTPRERLHALVAAALDPPRADATRELRTALVEVKAQAPHDDAFRERLARFDRYLHEEIRSVVGDGVESGAFRTDIDPDETATLLVTLVNGAHSRRVALGDDAGVPAAIRSYVDEHLVAGATTR, via the coding sequence GTGACCGCCGACGCGCCCTCCACCCCGACCGACGACATTATGTGCGCGACGTATCGCGCCCTCTGTCGGCACGGGTACGCCGATCTGACGATGCAGGACATCGCGGACGAGTGGGAGAAGAGCAAGGCCGCCCTCCACTACCACTACGACACCAAGCGCGGCCTCTTGCTCGCCTTCCTCGATCACCTCTTCGACTCCTACACCGACCGCGTCACCGATTCCGGTTCGGGCACGCCACGGGAGCGACTGCACGCCCTCGTCGCCGCCGCGCTCGACCCCCCGCGGGCGGACGCGACCCGCGAACTCCGGACCGCGCTGGTCGAGGTGAAAGCGCAGGCGCCCCACGACGACGCCTTCCGCGAGCGACTGGCGCGGTTCGACCGCTACCTCCACGAGGAGATTCGGAGCGTCGTCGGCGACGGCGTCGAGTCGGGTGCCTTCCGCACCGATATCGACCCCGACGAAACCGCGACGCTCCTCGTGACGCTCGTCAACGGCGCCCACTCCCGCCGGGTCGCCCTCGGTGACGACGCGGGTGTGCCCGCGGCGATTCGGTCGTACGTCGACGAACATCTCGTAGCGGGGGCGACGACCCGGTGA